GCAGGTGACCATGTGGGTGTCGAAGATCCGGGCGGCGGACTTCACCATCAACTACGAGGTGCGTTCGGTGGATGCAGCACCCGACTCCAAACCCGCGGTGATCGCCGACACCCAGCTGGTCACCTTTCACCTCGACAGCCAGACCCTGTTGCGCCTCACCGATACTCACCGCGAATACCTGCAGCGGTGGTCACGGCCGTGACCGAGGCCCCGCTGCGGGTACCCGACGCCTATGACCGCAAGGACCTCGCCACCTTCCTCACCCGTGTCGCTCAGCTCGACGAGTCGGCGGTGGTGCGGCTGCGCGTGCGCGACGATGGCCGGGTAGTTGTCTGGGCGGCAACACAGTTCGATGTGCTGGCCTGCCGTGCGGTGCGCGGCGAGTTGCGCACACCTGATATCACCGCCGCCGTCGACGAGGTGCTGCGTGGTCTGCAGAGCCCTGACGCGGACGGCTATGTGCACACCGGGTTCCCCATGGACTCGGTGTGGCGCGGTGCCCTGCCGGCGGACAACGGTTTCGAATACCTAGACGACATTCCTGCGCGGTCGGTGCTCGAACTGGCACAGCGCGGGGGAGAGCTGGCCCGCGAGCACGGCAGTGCTCACGGGCCGCCCGTGTCGCTGCTCGATCAGTCGGTCGTCACTGTCGACGGCGCCGGTGGTCAGCAGGTCGACGTGCCGATGCGATGCGTATTTGCCTTGATCGCAATGGGATTCATCCCGCCGAGCCCCACCGAGGAGGAGCCGGTGCGGGTGCGCGCCCTGCCGTCATGGCTGCGCCTGGATGCCCGGTTCGGTTCGGTGTATCGCCATCGAACCGACCTGTCGCTGCTGGTGCGTTAGACGATCCAGGCCGCGGTGTTGCGTGGCAGCTTGCCGTTGACGAGCGGCCCGCTGGTCAGGATGACTTCGCCCTCGGGCAGATCCACCAGATCGCTGCTGACGTTCACGGCGCAGGTGAGGCCGCCGCCCTTGACGCGGAATGCCAGTGCGCCCGGCGGGCTGCCGTACCACTCCAGGCTGGTGCCCTTGAATTCTGGACGGTTCTTGCGCAATTCGATGGCCCGCCGATACAGCGACAGCGTGGAGTCGGTGCGCTCTAGCTGACGCTCGACGGTGAATTCCGCCCAGCCGTGCGGCATGGGCAGCCAGGTCTGGTCGTTGCTCGAGAAGCCATAAGGGGGATCGGTGCCCTCCCAGGGGATCGGCACCCGGCAGCCGTCGCGGCCCCGCTCGGTGTGCCCGGAGCGCTCCCACACCGGATCCTGCAGGGCCTCGTCGGGCAGATCGACATTCGGCAGTCCGAGCTCGGAACCGTTGTAGATGAACACAGTTCCGGGCAGCGCAAGCATCACCAGGGCCATGGCCCTGGCCCGCCACTGGCCGATCTGGCCGTCGCCGTAGCGCGTCACCTCGCGCTCCACGTCGTGGTTGGACAACGTCCAGGTGGGTGTCGCGCCCACGGAATCCACTGCGGCGAGCGAGTTCTCGATGGCCGAACGGATCTTGTCGGCATCGAAGTCGGCTTCGACCAGTTTGAAGTTGAATCCGAGGTGCAGCTCGTCGGGCCTGACGTATTCGGCGAAGCGGGTGTTGTCGTTCACCCAGATCTCGCCGACGGCAACCACATCGCGGTACTGATCGAGCACCTTACGAATCTTGCGGTGGTATTCGTGGACGCCTTCGTTGTTGAAGCGCGGGTCTTCGTCGGCGATGTGCAGCATCGAGGTTTCGGTGTCCTCGATATCGGGGAGGCCCGGCGGCTTGGCCATGCCGTGGGCCACGTCGAGGCGGAAGCCGTCGATGCCGCGGTCCAGCCAGAAGCGCAGGGTGTCGGCGAAGTCGTCGAACACCTCCGGGTTGTCCCAGTTGACGTCGGGCTGTTCGGGAGCGAACAGGTGTAGGTACCACTGGCCGGGAGTGCCGTCCGGCTCGGTG
The nucleotide sequence above comes from Mycobacteroides saopaulense. Encoded proteins:
- a CDS encoding glycoside hydrolase family 13 protein; protein product: MTPAYLGQHDDPWWSRAVFYQIYPRSFGDSDGDGVGDLDGISAKLGYLDLLGIEGIWLNPVTRSPMADHGYDVSNPREIDPLFGGSIAMHRLIASAHRHNIKVIMDLVPNHTSSQHPWFLEALQSPPGSDARARYIFRDGKGANGELPPNNWPSVFGGPAWTRITEPDGTPGQWYLHLFAPEQPDVNWDNPEVFDDFADTLRFWLDRGIDGFRLDVAHGMAKPPGLPDIEDTETSMLHIADEDPRFNNEGVHEYHRKIRKVLDQYRDVVAVGEIWVNDNTRFAEYVRPDELHLGFNFKLVEADFDADKIRSAIENSLAAVDSVGATPTWTLSNHDVEREVTRYGDGQIGQWRARAMALVMLALPGTVFIYNGSELGLPNVDLPDEALQDPVWERSGHTERGRDGCRVPIPWEGTDPPYGFSSNDQTWLPMPHGWAEFTVERQLERTDSTLSLYRRAIELRKNRPEFKGTSLEWYGSPPGALAFRVKGGGLTCAVNVSSDLVDLPEGEVILTSGPLVNGKLPRNTAAWIV